DNA from Triticum aestivum cultivar Chinese Spring chromosome 7D, IWGSC CS RefSeq v2.1, whole genome shotgun sequence:
CTTGTGGGGTATGTCAACTAAAAAAATAACCTCACAACTCCATCGACACGGTAGAGAATCAGAAAAGGTATATTCATATGAGTTAATTCAGCGCAAATACTCAGCATAGCAGCGCATCAAACGTGCACGGGTCATCGAGCCTACTACAGTCTAGAGGCGTGTACCACACCTAGCTataggtagctagctagctagcttggtcGACAGGTAGCCTAGCCCGGCCGCTTGATTGATCACACATGAGCCGGGGCGTCCAACTTGTCGAAGCAGGGCACGTCGGCGGCGGCGTAGTCGCCCGGCCCGACGGCGATGGTCACCGGCCAGCAGTAGTACGTGGTGAGGACACTTGTGGTGGACATCGCCACGTGGGTGGACAAGATCCCTCTCAGCTCCATCTCCGCGCCGGCCACGCCGCGCCCCTCGTAGAGCGCGCGCACGTAACGCATCGGTAGGTCCTCCTCCGGCACCAGCCACAACGGCACGAGCACCTCGCTCAATGTCTGCTGCGTCACGTCGATGGGCTTCGGAAGGTCAAACTCGGCGATCCTCGCTGTAGGCGCCTCCGCCGAAGAAGATGACGACGACGCGTCCGTGAGCCGGACGGTGACGTTGGCGTACTCGAGGGTGGCGCGCCCGCTTGGGTTGTAGGCCCTGAGGACGAACTTGAGCG
Protein-coding regions in this window:
- the LOC123166199 gene encoding uncharacterized protein — translated: MAEQGSKTTSWWRRFRWLYAVRCTLACVVTLVAVAVIVRAVVVMLRPEKLQLKLAAGRVAANYIPSLPPPGNKVSLKFVLRAYNPSGRATLEYANVTVRLTDASSSSSSAEAPTARIAEFDLPKPIDVTQQTLSEVLVPLWLVPEEDLPMRYVRALYEGRGVAGAEMELRGILSTHVAMSTTSVLTTYYCWPVTIAVGPGDYAAADVPCFDKLDAPAHV